The Virgibacillus sp. SK37 region AAGGATTTATCTATTTTTAACGTACTAATCGGCATTTGCTTTAAATATGATAAAGACGAAACTCCCGTACCAAAGTCATCGAGCGCAATGGAAAATCCTTCTTTTCTTAGTGCAGCAATCCCCCGCAATGCCTCCTGGATGGATTCCACAAAGCTTGTCTCCGTAATCTCCAATTCAATCCATTTCGGTTCTATTTGATACGTCTCTGTCATTACCTTTAAATAGGCTACCAGCGAATTTGAGGTGAGACACTCGCCTGGTATATTAATGGATACAGAGCAATTGATCTTATTTTCCAGCTGCCATTGGTGCAGCTGTTTACAAACTTCTTTTATAACCCATCGTGTTATCGCTTGTATTCGATTATTCTTTTCCAGTATTGGGATAAACACCGCTGGGCTAATTAATCCTTGAGTAGGGTGCTGCCATCGCAGCAGTGCCTCCACACCCACCATATGCCCATCCAGCATACTCATTTTTGGCTGGTATACCACAAAAAAATGATTCTCAGTCAAAGCTTTTTCTACATCTTCTAAAATTACCTGTTCAAACATATACCGATGTACATTTTCATCATAAAAAACGAGCTGATTGGCATATTGGATGTTCGGATCCTGGAGAATGGCGAGGGCATTGGCATATAAAGTATTTCTCTTATTATTCTCCTCTTGTATAGCAATCGCACAAACTGTAGAGATCGTAACACTTCTATCTTTTATTGGAAAAGGTGTAGAAAGATTTTCCACGATTTTCTGCATGGAAGCAGTCAAAGTATTCTTATCCACCCATTTACGGCTGACAAAGGCAAACTTTCGACCCTCCATGCGATAAACCTCCATGGATGATGGCTTATGTTCCAATAACCGGGCAGCAACTTTTTTCATTAGCTCATCTACTACCATATAGCCATGTAGGGAACCTCTTTTATTCAGTTTTTCCATATCAATTAAGGCAATGGCATAATAGGCGGAAGAAGAAAATCTCCGTTCAAACTCTCTGTAGTTCGGTAGCTTCGTCATCGAATCAAAATAATTTATTCTATTCTCGACAAAACGATCAAATAACTCCATTAAAAGAAATAATAGCAGGATGATTCCCAAGCCATTGACAATTAAAGTCAGCAAAAAATGCATATCCTCCATTTGCATATGTGGTGCGAAAGTAAAATCCTGTGGCACATAAAAAACAACAGCATCCATACCAATGTAGTGCATGCTTGAGACGGCAATTCCCATTATGCCAGCAGCAATTAACCGTTGCAGCCAGGTCTTCATTTGATTTTGCAATACGGAAAATACATACAAAGCTGCGAAGGATACGATGATAGCTACGACAATACTAAGTGTAAATAATGGCAGCTGGTAATAATACGACACACCTTCCATATGCATGGCGTCCATTCCTATGTAATGCATGAGTGAAATTCCTACACCCATAAACAGCCCGCCCCAAAAATGAGATCGCTTTGTTTTTTGAGGGTTATTGGCAACATGAAAAGCGATAAAGGACGCTACAATCGCTGGAATAATTGAAACAATGGTTAATAACCGATCATAATGCATATGAACTGGCAATGTCATCGCACTCATTCCAATAAAATGCATGGACCAAATACCAACACCCATGGAAAAAGCAGCAAGCACTAACCATAGATGCTTATTGAAAAAGCTATTCTGACGGCCACGTTGGTTCATGACGAGCGCTGTATAGGAAGCAAACACAGCAATAATAATAGATAAAACAATAATAGGGATTGAATAGTCACCTACTATGATGTCAAAGCCAGACAACTCAGGCTGATTAAACATGCTGATTCCCCCATCACGATGTATTAAAATACATTCCT contains the following coding sequences:
- a CDS encoding EAL domain-containing protein, which produces MFNQPELSGFDIIVGDYSIPIIVLSIIIAVFASYTALVMNQRGRQNSFFNKHLWLVLAAFSMGVGIWSMHFIGMSAMTLPVHMHYDRLLTIVSIIPAIVASFIAFHVANNPQKTKRSHFWGGLFMGVGISLMHYIGMDAMHMEGVSYYYQLPLFTLSIVVAIIVSFAALYVFSVLQNQMKTWLQRLIAAGIMGIAVSSMHYIGMDAVVFYVPQDFTFAPHMQMEDMHFLLTLIVNGLGIILLLFLLMELFDRFVENRINYFDSMTKLPNYREFERRFSSSAYYAIALIDMEKLNKRGSLHGYMVVDELMKKVAARLLEHKPSSMEVYRMEGRKFAFVSRKWVDKNTLTASMQKIVENLSTPFPIKDRSVTISTVCAIAIQEENNKRNTLYANALAILQDPNIQYANQLVFYDENVHRYMFEQVILEDVEKALTENHFFVVYQPKMSMLDGHMVGVEALLRWQHPTQGLISPAVFIPILEKNNRIQAITRWVIKEVCKQLHQWQLENKINCSVSINIPGECLTSNSLVAYLKVMTETYQIEPKWIELEITETSFVESIQEALRGIAALRKEGFSIALDDFGTGVSSLSYLKQMPISTLKIDKSFLDDVPHSRKDASIIQSIISLGRSLDLNIVVEGAETKEQIHFLADFCDNPIIQGYYYSKPLPALELSEWYNRFTEPEIV